The following proteins are encoded in a genomic region of Colletotrichum higginsianum IMI 349063 chromosome 9, whole genome shotgun sequence:
- a CDS encoding ABC transporter produces MNFASCPSDDSIGPSVQGCRNDFDFTLKFERIFLTILPSTLFAVLSIPRTIVLVCRPKVVGGVKFQCVKLAAIAIYAILQLVNLILNVAAQATELSTVSFVVSFIAALCMLGLSFFEHSRSPRPSVLLNTFLISTILLDAAQVRTLWLSAGTNLEITIARTFTAAAVWKIVLILSESWEKLPWLRWNRKDHSPEETSGLFGLATFSWLNSLFVSGYKKVLAVPDLFPLDKSLSVETLQETTRRLEPERFREKSHDLARALGSTLVVPLLMPVAPRIALLGLVFCQPFLLEALLHNLEEQETSQVANRGYGLIGATFIVYTGIPIANALYWYFQERLLCMIRAYLAAAVYRKTIQAKVSTPDNSAALTLMSADIERVRMGLMEFHEFWANPIQAGLACWLLQKKLGASFAVPIVIISLCVASSTVLMRYIGPRQLAWMQKIQERIGHTANVIGNMKHLKISGLEAPVEDTINSLRLEELKVGGRFRWFLVASVGIGFTPVLVAPVITLAVTARDLDVTTIFTSISYLLLLSEPLSTLFQLVPQLLAAFTCLQRVQSFLQQESRHDFRDYDVFIDPKGLNSGRRTTPVAKIINGSFGWTEETLVLKNIDVVIPPGLTMVIGPVASGKSTFCKALLGETPIAEGQTVLNINCRTVGCCEQAPFLWSASIRDNIVGYSTVVDESRYAAVVEATMLAQDLHLLPQGDQTEVGSDGVSLSGGQKQRVSIARALYGQYDLLVFDDVLSALDADTQQHVFRRVFGPDGMLKKRSANAVLCTNFTQHLRSADYVIALAADGTLERKGSFDRVVASGQETIQSLVGPSGTDDSADPGKPTGSASTLKTDSPTPQNTHTAPEDRQENKDAARIMGDAAVFGFYCRNIGTWWMLTFAGFGILFGFLYNSPTIWLKYWGEDVSSTSPAHSTSFYVGLYALFQCLGLGSLIAEAILGFIVIIRVSGANLHKEALRAVFAAPLRYFTTTDTGEVTNLFSQDMTLVDGELPQALTNTSLQVWVGLGAAAVIATSSPFVMISYPFIMAIVYGIQRFYLRTSRQLRLLDLEAKAPL; encoded by the exons ATGAACTTCGCGTCTTGCCCAAGCGACGACTCCATTGGGCCAAGTGTCCAAGGTTGTCGCAATGACTTCGACTTTACTCTCAAGTTCGAGAGAATTTTTCTGACAATCCTACCCTCTACCTTGTTTGCCGTTCTTTCAATTCCAAGAACCATAGTCCTGGTCTGTAGACCAAAGGTCGTGGGCGGTGTCAAGTTCCAATGCGTCAAGCTC GCTGCAATTGCCATCTACGCAATCTTACAACTGGTCAATCTCATCCTCAACGTTGCTGCCCAGGCAACGGAGCTATCAACCGTTTCGTTTGTCGTTAGCTTTATTGCAGCGCTATGTATGCTAGGATTGAGCTTCTTTGAGCATTCTCGCTCCCCGCGACCCTCCGTCTTGCTCAATACATTCTTGATCTCAACTATCCTCTTGGATGCTGCCCAAGTCCGAACACTGTGGCTATCCGCAGGCACCAATCTCGAGATCACCATCGCTCGGACCTTCACCGCTGCTGCCGTCTGGAAGATTGTCTTGATTTTGTCAGAGTCGTGGGAAAAGCTGCCATGGCTCCGCTGGAACCGCAAAGATCACAGTCCAGAGGAGACGAGCGGCCTATTCGGACTTGCGACCTTCTCGTGGCTGAATTCGCTGTTCGTATCCGGTTACAAAAAAGTCTTGGCTGTGCCGGATCTCTTTCCTCTCGACAAGAGTCTGTCAGTGGAGACTCTGCAGGAGACCACTCGCCGGCTGGAGCCAGAGCGTTTCCGAGAGAAAAGCCACGACCTTGCCCGGGCACTTGGAAGCACCCTGGTCGTCCCGTTATTGATGCCAGTCGCTCCCAGGATCGCTCTCCTTGGGCTTGTGTTCTGTCAGCCGTTTCTCTTGGAGGCTCTCCTGCACAACCTCGAGGAACAGGAGACCAGCCAAGTTGCCAACAGAGGTTATGGGTTGATAGGCGCCACATTCATCGTCTACACGGGCATTCCAATCGCCAATGCCTTGTACTGGTATTTCCAGGAGCGTCTCTTGTGTATGATACGCGCCTATTTAGCTGCGGCGGTCTACCGGAAGACAATTCAGGCCAAGGTCTCCACACCAGATAACTCGGCTGCCTTGACGTTGATGAGTGCGGACATTGAGCGAGTCCGCATGGGCCTGATGGAGTTCCACGAGTTTTGGGCCAATCCAATACAAGCCGGTCTGGCCTGTTGGCTGCTTCAGAAGAAACTCGGGGCCTCATTCGCCGTACCCATTGTTATCATTTCCTTATGCGTTGCCAGCTCCACCGTCTTGATGCGATATATCGGGCCCCGGCAACTGGCTTGGATGCAGAAGATCCAAGAGCGCATCGGTCATACGGCGAACGTCATCGGTAACATGAAACACCTGAAGATATCAGGATTGGAAGCCCCGGTCGAGGACACCATAAACTCGCTGAGGCTGGAGGAGTTGAAGGTGGGAGGCAGATTCCGATGGTTCCTGGTCGCCTCGGTGGGCATTGGATTCACACCTGTTCTGGTGGCTCCCGTCATCACTTTGGCCGTCACTGCTCGAGATCTGGACGTCACGACAATCTTCACCTCCATATCGTATCTGCTCCTGCTGTCAGAGCCGCTGTCGACGCTCTTCCAACTGGTTCCCCAGTTGCTCGCCGCTTTTACGTGCCTGCAGAGAGTGCAGTCTTTCCTGCAGCAGGAATCGAGGCATGACTTTCGAGACTACGACGTGTTCATCGATCCCAAAGGGTTGAATTCGGGCAGAAGAACTACGCCAGTTGCCAAGATAATCAACGGAAGCTTTGGCTGGACCGAGGAGACGCTTGTGCTGAAAAACATCGACGTCGTGATTCCTCCCGGCCTCACCATGGTAATCGGCCCAGTTGCTTCCGGAAAATCCACGTTCTGCAAGGCGCTACTCGGCGAAACCCCCATTGCAGAAGGCCAAACCGTTTTGAACATCAACTGCCGCACTGTTGGGTGCTGCGAACAAGCCCCGTTCCTCTGGAGCGCGTCTATAAGGGACAACATTGTTGGCTACTCCACGGTCGTGGACGAGTCAAGATacgcggccgtcgtcgaggctaCCATGCTTGCCCAGGACCTTCACCTTCTCCCCCAGGGCGACCAGACAGAAGTCGGCAGCGATGGGGTCAGTCTGAGTGGAGGTCAGAAACAGAGGGTCTCCATTGCGAGAGCGCTTTACGGGCAATACGACCTCCTTGTCTTCGATGATGTCCTAAGCGCCCTTGACGCTGATACACAGCAGCACGTCTTTCGCCGTGTGTTCGGTCCTGACGGGATGCTCAAAAAAAGAAGTGCGAACGCTGTTCTTTGTACTAATTTTACGCAACATCTCCGGTCGGCTGATTATGTTATCGCGCTGGCCGCCGATGGCACCCTTGAGAGAAAAGGCAGCTTTGATCGTGTTGTTGCCAGCGGGCAAGAAACCATCCAAAGCTTAGTAGGACCATCTGGTACTGACGACAGCGCCGATCCCGGGAAACCAACTGGATCTGCATCAACTCTGAAAACCGATAGTCCCACGCCTCAGAACACTCATACAGCACCTGAGGATCGGCAGGAGAACAAAGATGCCGCCCGCATCATGGGCGATGCTGCGGTGTTTGGGTTCTACTGCCGAAACATCGGGACATGGTGGATGCTCACCTTTGCTGGTTTCGGCATCCTTTTCGGCTTCCTGTACAACTCCCCTACCATATGGCTCAAGTACTGGGGCGAAGATGTGTCCTCCACGAGCCCGGCACATTCGACGTCGTTCTACGTCGGCCTCTACGCCCTGTTTCAGTGCTTGGGACTGGGCTCTCTGATTGCGGAGGCGATTCTTGGGTTCATCGTCATAATCAGGGTTTCCGGAGCGAACCTGCACAAAGAAGCCCTCCGAGCCGTCTTCGCGGCGCCCCTGCGCTACTTCACGACGACGGATACGGGGGAGGTGACGAACTTGTTCTCGCAAGACATGACCCTCGTCGATGGGGAGCTTCCACAGGCCCTCACCAACACGTCACTCCAAGTGTGGGTGGGGCTGGGAGCAGCTGCTGTGATTGCGACTTCATCCCCCTTCGTGATGATCTCGTATCccttcatcatggccatcGTGTATGGTATCCAGCGGTTCTACCTGCGCACTTCCCGCCAGCTGCGTCTGTTGGACTTGGAAGCAAAGGCTCCTCTTTAG
- a CDS encoding Tat pathway signal sequence: MKSLANYSRLKAESEMELQLEAEKPPITRNSFMPGFRSNPVELAWRSTCVFMFFTGALMMTTALRWAPSDKYCAAQLSVWSPLLEAVEYEERDFESGLSLESSGFTGPPTAEMEAKWESLAQVPGVLIPSERVPYLNRSVDQGFVPATASSPSSGYVGGVEVFHHLHCLNMLRQYIWRDSYPENMMPSLLKHNSPGVARNHTNHCIDTLRQALMCTGDVTPYLVYKTKGSSIKSEGPVREDFQASHKCRKFPKLLDWMMENGVVISWESVSESM, from the exons ATGAAATCTCTAGCGAACTATTCTCGGTTGAAAGCCGAAAGCGAAATGGAGTTACAGCTTGAAGCTGAGAAACCACCCATTACTCGAAACTCCTTTATGCCAGGTTTTCGATCGAACCCGGTTGAACTGGCATGGCGCTCTACTTGTGTTTTCATGTTTTTCACCGGTGCTCTAATGATGACGACAGCTCTGAGATGGGCTCCGTCAGACAAATACTGTGCTGCGCAGCTCAGCGTCTGGT CTCCCCTGTTGGAAGCCGTCGAGTACGAGGAGCGTGACTTCGAGAGTGGTCTTTCCTTGGAGAGTTCGGGCTTCACTGGCCCTCCTACTGCAGAGATGGAAGCCAAATGGGAAAGTCTTGCCCAAG TTCCCGGTGTCTTGATACCATCTGAGCGTGTTCCATACCTTAACAGGAGCGTCGATCAAGGCTTTGTTCCGGCaacggcttcttctccttcctcggGCTACGTCGGTGGAGTCGAGGTATTCCATCACCTCCACTGCCTCAATATGCTGCGACAATACATATGGAGAGACTCGTACCCTGAAAATATGATGCCGAGCCTACTCAAGCATAACTCGCCGGGAGTTGCCCGGAATCACACAAATCATTGTATCGATACACTGCGTCAGGCTCTCATGTGCACCGGCGACGTTACCCCATATCTGGTTTATAAGACAAAAGGATCATCTATTAAGTCAGAGGGGCCTGTTAGAGAAGATTTCCAAGCGTCTCATAAGTGTAGGAAATTCCCCAAACTGTTGGACTGGATGATGGAAAATGGGGTCGTAATCTCATGGGAGTCGGTAAGCGAGAGCATGTAG
- a CDS encoding Tat pathway signal sequence, protein MEAKSPSYKPLMSTDSRDSESVEDFGDHQRGGRGFLQRFRWLQWNQQTTSRIPSFFGSSLAVLSILILSMVFGFIFSVLRAPSDQDCARQLSMWSPALDAVEYVSMDFNDAFNSTSIYRGLPTPEREQAWFDLTYKHAVEIPPERLSGLNRSEEDHLKHVPEEVGDGYVALLEVFHQLHCLNMVRVYTWWQVGKYDKPPVGLSNDPLKNRIHVDHCLEALRISLMCFADVTPLMVRLGGPAGARADFNTHHKCRDFNKISDWIDDNWTVR, encoded by the exons ATGGAAGCCAAGAGCCCGTCTTACAAACCTCTCATGTCTACGGACAGCCGAGACTCTGAGTCTGTAGAGGACTTTGGCGACCATCAGAGGGGCGGAAGAGGTTTTCTGCAGCGCTTCCGCTGGTTACAATGGAATCAACAAACTACATCGCGGATTCCCAGTTTCTTTGGGAGTTCCCTCGCTGTTCTCAGTATCCTCATCCTTAGTATGGTTTTCGGTTTTATATTTTCTGTCTTACGCGCTCCGAGCGATCAGGACTGTGCGCGCCAACTGTCCATGTGGT CTCCTGCACTTGATGCTGTCGAGTACGTCTCAATGGACTTCAACGACGCTTTCAATTCAACCAGCATTTACCGTGGTCTTCCGACTCCGGAGAGAGAGCAAGCCTGGTTCGACCTTACTTACA AGCACGCGGTCGAAATCCCCCCTGAGAGACTTTCAGGCCTTAATCGGTCTGAAGAGGATCATCTCAAGCACGTCCCCGAAGAGGTAGGCGATGGTTATGTCGCACTACTTGAAGTCTTCCACCAACTCCATTGCTTG AACATGGTTCGGGTGTACACCTGGTGGCAGGTGGGCAAATATGACAAGCCCCCAGTCGGGCTATCGAACGACCCCTTGAAGAACCGGATACACGTTGATCACTGCCTGGAAGCTCTGCGCATTTCACTTATGTGCTTTGCTGACGTCACCCCACTCATGGTTCGCCTAGGTGGACCTGCGGGTGCACGCGCAGACTTCAACACGCACCACAAGTGTAGAGATTTTAACAAGATCTCAGACTGGATTGACGACAATTGGACAGTTAGATAA
- a CDS encoding EC6 protein, whose protein sequence is MKSAILAIIATLAASVAASPVSERAIGSITVKRSDILKSGASKRDEDKITEENISDSVNYILKLFLDGDKRPDAYQDEIDAADPKQVLG, encoded by the coding sequence ATGAAGTCCGCCATTCTTGCCATCATTGCCACCCTTGCGGCTTCCGTTGCCGCCTCGCCTGTCTCTGAGCGCGCCATTGGTAGTATTACCGTAAAGCGCTCTGACATCTTGAAATCGGGCGCTTCCAAGCGTGACGAGGACAAGATTACAGAGGAGAATATTTCTGACAGCGTCAACTACATCCTGAAGCTGTTCCTGGATGGCGATAAGCGTCCCGACGCTTACCAGGATGAGATCGACGCTGCTGATCCCAAGCAAGTCCTCGGCTAA
- a CDS encoding Major facilitator superfamily transporter — protein MSPRASPSANGEDTRSHAVPNNLHATSELTPLISDGSKPPAQPRKAVAHRSDVDIPINVTAAVNVPKKHTVVNTDAILYAIIFFCAGSAGLWTIPATRQVEDVVCRQHYDVLEPIDEDRCKEDAIQSRVAMVFAIYGALQATIAAASAVPWGIVADRVGRKMVFSLAVLGMMLDQLWFLLVCAFPWVFPLNAMWFGSSLQVIGGGNLVVSAVIFSMLTDITTSENRLIKHPPVLCWILLTCADRARKFMAAHLSSMIGNLGSPIIAGWMMERTGPWPVMWVSLFGFATMGYTIHLIPETQPAAQASLDTMTDESTISTAAQYRPRQLKEFLSLIRLPSLVLLLVTMLTLFPITLSTYQFMIIFASRRYQISTSQTGFLSFFYGFSVIVVIIAILPGVSKLLSSPKTPKALRFSNSNKRDLFLARVSSAILLLGSLCLAVSPNVSAFTGGLVLLSLGSGWGSYARSLCALYVDSAHRTQLYSITSLIETAGMIYAQPMLAGLFGLGMDLGGFWIGLPYLGCACFCAASLGLLLLVRLPAPEGGDNHVSEDNARHCTVCNDSPCNSLPDQTLNVSK, from the exons ATGTCTCCTCGCGCAAGCCCCTCAGCTAACGGCGAGGACACGAGATCTCATGCTGTACCCAACAACCTGCACGCCACCTCGGAATTAACCCCGTTGATATCCGACGGCTCGAAGCCCCCAGCTCAACCTCGGAAAGCCGTAGCACATCGTAGCGATGTCGACATCCCCATCAACGTCACCGCTGCCGTCAACGTGCCCAAGAAGCACACGGTCGTTAACACAGACGCTATTCTCTAtgccatcatcttcttctgcgCCGGTTCTGCCGGGCTGTGGACCATTCCCGCCACCCGCCAGGTTGAGGATGTTGTGTGTCGGCAGCACTACGACGTGCTGGAACCTATTGACGAGGACCGCTGCAAGGAGGATGCCATCCAGAGCAGGGTCGCCATGGTTTTCGCCATCTATGGCGCGCTGCaggccaccatcgccgcggCGTCTGCCGTTCCCTGGGGCATCGTTGCCGATCGGGTGGGAAGGAAGATGGTTTTTTCGTTAGCTGTTCTGGGGATGATGCTGGATCAGCTATGGTTCCTCTTGGTGTGCGCGTTTCCTTGGGTTTTCCCACTAAACGCCATGTGGTTTGGGTCGTCCTTGCAAGTTATTGGCGGAGGCAACCTCGTTGTGTCCGCTGTGATATTTTCCATGCTCACTGACATCACCACCTCTGAGAACAGGTTGATAAAGCACCCCCCCGTGCTGTGTTGGATCTTGCTGACCTGCGCTGACAGAGCTAGAAAGTTCATGGCCGCCCATTTGTCATCCATGATTGGAAACCTCGGCTCCCCTATAATCGCCGGGTGGATGATGGAGAGGACCGGGCCGTGGCCGGTGATGTGGGTCTCGTTATTTGGGTTTGCCACCATGGGTTATACCATCCACCTCATCCCGGAGACACAGCCGGCAGCCCAGGCGTCGCTTGACACCATGACTGATGAGTCCACCATCAGCACAGCAGCTCAGTACAGACCTCGCCAGCTCAAGGAGTTCCTAAGCCTTATTAGGTTGCCGTCTCTAGTCCTCCTACTAGTGACTATGCTTACCTTGTTCCCTATCACACTATCTACCTATCAGTTCATGATCATCTTCGCTTCGAGGCGATATCAGATCTCAACGTCTCAAACGGGGTTTCTCTCGTTTTTCTACGGGTTCagtgtcatcgtcgtcattATCGCCATCCTGCCTGGCGTTTCGAAGCTTTTGTCCTCACCGAAGACGCCAAAGGCCTTACGCTTTAGTAACAGCAACAAACGCGATCTCTTTCTTGCTAGAGTTTCTTCTGCCATACTCCTTCTTGGCAGCTTGTGTTTGGCTGTTTCGCCAAATGTCAGTGCCTTTACTGGAGGGCTTGTACTTTTATCACTGGGTTCAGGTTGGGGCAGCTATGCGCGCAGCCTCTGTGCGCTATACGTGGATAGCGCACATCGGACGCAGCTATATTCAATCACGTCGCTTATCGAGACGGCCGGGATGATCTACGCGCAGCCTATGCTTGCTGGTCTCTTCGGTCTGGGCATGGATCTTGGCGGCTTCTGGATCGGACTGCCATATTTAGGTTGCGCGTGCTTTTGTGCCGCTTCCCTGGGATTGCTGCTCTTGGTGAGGCTCCCGGCGCCAGAAGGGGGAGACAACCATGTTTCGGAGGATAAT GCTAGGCACTGTACGGTTTGCAACGACTCTCCTTGCAACTCCTTACCAGATCAGACGCTGAATGTCAGCAAGTAG
- a CDS encoding NmrA family protein gives MSKNILVIPGSGKQGRGTCSALTKQGFNVHALVRDPSSANSQQLQKMDVTLHKGDLNDITSVQASMKDIHGLVFSILAHPFDEKRQASNVISAAAEAGVKHIVYSSVAQAGEHEKFPGWGDDFPMPWYWLNKQVIEDMVRSSSVPAWTILRPAFFMQNFTRPTCEMMFPGLADHQELRAAYTTDTRLDLVDVVDIGVFAGEAFRRPEDFRGKALALAGESLTLAEIATRLSTISGKPVKPRYLTEADVEELRRQQWLPVESFEWQREFGYQVDIDGLRQLGVPLRTLDDALSKESLGW, from the coding sequence ATGTCAAAGAACATCCTTGTCATCCCCGGCAGTGGTAAACAGGGCCGGGGGACATGCTCGGCCTTGACGAAACAGGGGTTCAATGTCCATGCCCTTGTCAGAGACCCATCTTCCGCCAACAGCCAGCAACTCCAGAAGATGGACGTGACCCTGCACAAGGGTGACCTCAACGACATTACTTCAGTCCAGGCCTCAATGAAGGACATTCACGGCCTCGTTTTCTCGATTCTCGCACACCCATTCGACGAAAAGCGCCAAGCCTCCAACGTCATCTctgccgcggccgaggcgggtGTCAAGCACATCGTTTACTCCAGCGTTGCTCAGGCCGGCGAGCACGAGAAGTTCCCCGGTTGGGGGGATGACTTCCCCATGCCTTGGTACTGGCTCAACAAGCAGGTCATCGAGGACATGGTGCGATCGTCGTCCGTTCCCGCCTGGACTATCCTACGGCCGGCATTTTTCATGCAAAACTTCACCCGACCAACGTGCGAAATGATGTTTCCTGGTCTCGCCGACCACCAAGAGCTCCGGGCTGCCTACACAACCGATACCCGTCTTGACCTCGTCGATGTGGTGGACATTGGGGTGTTCGCCGGCGAGGCTTTCCGGAGGCCCGAGGACTTCCGCGGCAAAGCTCTGGCCCTTGCCGGCGAAAGTCTCACGTTGGCGGAAATCGCGACGCGGCTCTCAACCATTAGCGGCAAACCAGTGAAACCCAGATACCTCACTGAAGCCGATGTCGAGGAGTTGAGGCGTCAGCAATGGCTGCCAGTCGAAAGCTTCGAATGGCAACGGGAGTTCGGCTACCAAGTCGACATCGATGGCCTGCGCCAGCTGGGGGTTCCTCTGCGAACGTTGGATGACGCCCTCAGCAAGGAAAGCCTCGGTTGGTGA